A region from the Cyprinus carpio isolate SPL01 chromosome A8, ASM1834038v1, whole genome shotgun sequence genome encodes:
- the LOC109059016 gene encoding kinesin-like protein KIF2A isoform X4 has product MVTSLNEDNDSVTVEWIENGDTKGKEIDLECIFSLNPDIAPEEEISLSPVTPPPPTPSSVKVSKIPKNRRTIAPGRSEIPSRDNRVGSTRGRPAQQQQPESAPPPPAQQPSQPTQSQTQSQLTLQQQNAARRKSNCVKEVEKLQEKRERRRLQQQELREKRAQETDTTVPNYEILQMIRDFRASLDYRPLTTTDLIEEHRICVCVRKRPLNKKELTVKDLDVITIPSKDVVMVHEPKQKVDLTRYLENQTFRFDYAFDDSTTNEMVYRFTARPLVETIFDRGMATCFAYGQTGSGKTHTMGGDFSGKNQDCSKGIYALAARDVFLMLKKPNYKKLDLQVYATFFEIYSGKVFDLLNRKAKLRVLEDGKQQVQVVGLQEREVKCTEDVLKLIETGNSCRTSGQTSANAHSSRSHAVFQIILRRKGKMHGKFSLIDLAGNERGADTSSADRQTRLEGAEINKSLLALKECIRALGRNKPHTPFRASKLTQVLRDSFIGENSRTCMIATISPGMTSCENTLNTLRYANRVKEFGISPSDIPFSQGGGSRSEPSPTYEVKELTVDPNAVMEGVRPNVDAINQLDIMDEEWELGNSPQRDDLKLLCEQNEEEVSPQLFTFHEAVSHLVEMEEQVLEDHRAVFQESIRWLEDEKVLLEMTEEVDYDVDSYSCQLEQILDQKIEILIELRDKVRSFRSTLQEEEQASKQINPKRPRAL; this is encoded by the exons ATGGTGACCTCTTTAAATGAAGATAATGACAGTGTTACTGTGGAATGGATAGAAAATGGAGACACTAAAGGAAAAGAG ATTGATTTGGAGTGCATATTCTCACTAAATCCAGATATTGCTCCAGAGGAGGAGATTTCCTTGAGCCCTGTTACACCACCGCCTCCTACACCCAGTTCTGTGAAGGTCAGCAAAATCCCTAAG AATCGTAGAACTATTGCACCGGGAAGGAGTGAAATCCCATCCAGAGACAACAGAG TTGGCTCGACTCGGGGACGGCCGGCCCAGCAGCAACAGCCAGAATCAGCACCCCCTCCACCAGCACAACAGCCCTCTCAGCCCACACAGAGCCAGACCCAAAGTCAGCTAACTCTGCAGCAACAAAATG CAGCGAGGAGGAAGTCAAACTGTGTGAAGGAGGTAGAAAAATTGCAGGAGAAGAGGGAGAGACGCAGGCTACAGCAACAGGAACTGAGAGAAAAGCGAGCACAG GAAACTGATACGACAGTTCCAAACTATGAAATACTGCAGATGATCCGAGACTTCAGAGCAAGTTTGGACTATCGACCGCTAACCACAACAGATTTG attgaaGAGCACAggatatgtgtttgtgtaaggaAACGACCCCTCAATAAAAAAG AGTTGACGGTAAAGGATTTGGATGTGATCACTATTCCAAGTAAAGATGTTGTCATGGTTCATGAACCAAAACAGAAGGTGGATCTGACTCGATACCTAGAGAACCAAACGTTCCGCTTCGATTATGCCTTTGATGACAGCACAACAAATGAAATGGTTTACAG GTTTACTGCAAGACCTCTTGTGGAAACAATCTTTGATAGAGGAATGGCCACATGCTTTGCTTATGGCCAAACAGGAAGTGGAAAAACACAT ACCATGGGTGGAGATTTTTCAGGAAAGAACCAGGATTGTTCAAAAGGAATCTATGCATTAGCTG ctcgaGATGTTTTTCTCATGCTGAAGAAACCAAACTATAAGAAGCTGGATCTTCAGGTTTACGCAACTTTCTTTGAAATTTACAGTGGAAAG GTATTTGATCTGTTGAATCGTAAGGCTAAGCTACGTGTGCTAGAAGATGGGAAGCAGCAGGTGCAGGTGGTTGGGCTTCAGGAACGTGAGGTCAAATGCACCGAGGATGTCCTCAAACTTATTGAAACAGGGAATAGTTGCAG GACCTCAGGTCAGACCTCAGCCAATGCCCACTCATCCCGTAGCCACGCTGTCTTCCAAATCATTTTACGAAGGAAGGGCAAGATGCATGGCAAATTCTCACTTATTGATCTGGCGGGTAACGAACGTGGAGCGGACACATCcagcgctgatcggcagactcgttTGGAGGGAGCCGAAATCAACAAGAGTCTGTTGGCTCTGAAG GAATGTATCAGGGCTCTGGGCCGTAATAAGCCTCACACTCCATTCAGAGCGAGCAAGCTCACACAGGTCCTAAGAGACTCATTCATTGGTGAGAACTCCAGGACATGCATG ATCGCCACCATTTCTCCTGGCATGACCTCCTGTGAGAACACGCTGAACACTCTGAGATATGCAAACAG AGTAAAGGAGTTTGGGATTAGCCCCTCTGACATCCCCTTCTCTCAGGGGGGAGGAAGTCGCTCTGAACCCTCTCCTACCTATGA AGTGAAGGAGCTGACCGTGGATCCCAATGCTGTGATGGAAGGAGTCCGCCCCAATGTCGACGCCATCAACCAGCTGGACATCATGGATGAGGAATGGGAATTGGGCAACTCCCCTCAGAGAGATGACCTCAAACTGCTCTGTGAACAGAAT GAAGAGGAAGTCTCCCCTCAGCTCTTCACGTTCCACGAGGCGGTGTCTCATCTGGTGGAGATGGAAGAGCAGGTTCTAGAGGACCACAGGGCTGTGTTTCAG GAGTCTATCAGGTGGCTTGAGGATGAGAAGGTTCTCCTGGAGATGACTGAAGAGGTGGACTATGACGTGGACTCCTACTCTTGTCAGCTTGAGCAGATTCTTGACCAGAAGATTGAGATCCTTATTGAGCTCAGAG ATAAAGTGAGGTCATTCCGTTCTACTCTCCAAGAGGAGGAACAAGCCAGCAAGCAGATTAACCCCAAGCGGCCCCGTGCGCTGTAG